The Amaranthus tricolor cultivar Red isolate AtriRed21 chromosome 6, ASM2621246v1, whole genome shotgun sequence genome has a segment encoding these proteins:
- the LOC130814574 gene encoding aldehyde dehydrogenase family 2 member C4-like isoform X1, whose product MASNGSVNPSSMKIPEIKFTKLFINGQFVDAISGKTFETIDPRNGEAVAKVAEGDKEDVDLAVKAARQAFDHGPWPRMSGHARGRIMLKLAELVEQHAEELAALDTIDGGKLYSWGKTLDIPGAASNIRYYAGAADKIHGDTLKMSRDLQGYTLLEPVGVVGHIIPWNFPTNMFFMKVAPSLAVGCTMVVKPAEQTPLSALFYAHLSKLAGIPDGVINVITGFGPTAGAAIASHMDIDKLSFTGSTEVGRLVMQAAATSNLKQVSLELGGKSPVLIFDDADVDVAADLALRGIVYNKGEICVAGSRVFVQEGIHDAVVKKLAEKAKNWVVGDPFDPTVNQGPQVDKKQFDKILSYIEHGKREGANLLCGGNRHGEKGYFIQPTIFTEVEDHMLIAREEIFGPVMSLMKFKTIEEAIARANDTQYGLAAGIVTKNIDIANTVSRSIRAGVIWINCYFAFDLDCPYGGYKMSGFGRDLGMQALYKYTHVKAVVTPIYNSPWL is encoded by the exons ATGGCTTCTAATGGAAGTGTAAATCCTTCATCCATGAAAATCCCAGAAATAAAGTTCACCAAGCTATTCATCAATGGACAATTTGTTGATGCCATCTCTG GAAAAACGTTTGAAACGATAGATCCCAGAAATGGAGAAGCGGTGGCGAAGGTGGCGGAAGGAGACAAAGAAGATGTAGACTTAGCTGTCAAGGCTGCCCGTCAAGCATTTGACCATGGCCCTTGGCCTCGTATGTCTGGTCAT GCAAGGGGAAGAATAATGTTGAAATTGGCGGAGTTAGTGGAGCAGCACGCAGAAGAATTAGCAGCATTGGATACAATAGATGGAGGGAAGCTTTACAGTTGGGGGAAAACCTTGGACATTCCTGGAGCTGCATCAAACATAAGGTATTACGCAGGAGCAGCAGATAAAATCCATGGAGACACGTTAAAGATGTCACGTGATTTGCAAGGGTACACACTACTTGAGCCAGTTGGGGTGGTGGGCCATATTATACCATGGAACTTTCCAACAAATATGTTCTTTATGAAGGTTGCGCCTTCTTTAGCTGTTGGATGTACAATGGTTGTTAAACCTGCTGAACAGACTCCTCTGTCTGCTTTGTTTTATGCTCACCTCTCCAAATTG GCTGGCATTCCTGATGGTGTAATCAATGTGATCACTGGATTCGGACCCACTGCTGGTGCTGCTATTGCATCTCATATGGACATTGACAAA CTTAGTTTTACTGGTTCCACCGAGGTAGGACGACTAGTAATGCAAGCAGCAGCAACAAGCAATTTGAAGCAAGTTTCCCTTGAGCTTGGAGGAAAATCCCCTGTCCTTATCTTTGACGATGCTGATGTTGATGTTGCTGCTGATCTTGCCCTTCGCGGCATTGTTTATAATAAG GGAGAAATTTGTGTGGCTGGGTCTCGAGTTTTTGTTCAAGAAGGGATTCATGATGCAGTAGTCAAGAAGTTAGCAGAGAAGGCAAAAAACTGGGTTGTTGGAGATCCCTTTGATCCTACTGTTAATCAAGGGCCACAG GTTGACAAGAAGCAATTTGACAAGATACTTTCTTACATTGAACATGGAAAGAGAGAAGGAGCTAACTTATTATGTGGTGGTAATCGTCATGGCGAGAAGGGTTACTTCATTCAACCTACTATATTCACCGAAGTTGAG gATCATATGCTGATTGCTAGAGAGGAAATATTTGGACCCGTCATGTCATTGATGAAATTCAA GACCATTGAGGAGGCGATTGCGAGAGCAAATGACACACAATATGGGCTAGCAGCAGGGATAGTAACAAAAAATATAGACATTGCAAACACAGTATCGAGATCAATAAGAGCTGGTGTGATTTGGATCAATTGCTATTTTGCATTTGATCTTGATTGTCCATATGGTGGCTACAAAATGAGTGGATTTGGAAGAGATTTAGGGATGCAAGCTTTATACAAGTATACCCATGTCAAAGCTGTTGTGACACCTATTTACAATTCTCCTTGGCTATAA
- the LOC130814574 gene encoding aldehyde dehydrogenase family 2 member C4-like isoform X2: MASNGSVNPSSMKIPEIKFTKLFINGQFVDAISGKTFETIDPRNGEAVAKVAEGDKEDVDLAVKAARQAFDHGPWPRMSGHARGRIMLKLAELVEQHAEELAALDTIDGGKLYSWGKTLDIPGAASNIRYYAGAADKIHGDTLKMSRDLQGYTLLEPVGVVGHIIPWNFPTNMFFMKVAPSLAVGCTMVVKPAEQTPLSALFYAHLSKLAGIPDGVINVITGFGPTAGAAIASHMDIDKLSFTGSTEVGRLVMQAAATSNLKQVSLELGGKSPVLIFDDADVDVAADLALRGIVYNKGEICVAGSRVFVQEGIHDAVVKKLAEKAKNWVVGDPFDPTVNQGPQVDKKQFDKILSYIEHGKREGANLLCGGNRHGEKGYFIQPTIFTEVEDH, encoded by the exons ATGGCTTCTAATGGAAGTGTAAATCCTTCATCCATGAAAATCCCAGAAATAAAGTTCACCAAGCTATTCATCAATGGACAATTTGTTGATGCCATCTCTG GAAAAACGTTTGAAACGATAGATCCCAGAAATGGAGAAGCGGTGGCGAAGGTGGCGGAAGGAGACAAAGAAGATGTAGACTTAGCTGTCAAGGCTGCCCGTCAAGCATTTGACCATGGCCCTTGGCCTCGTATGTCTGGTCAT GCAAGGGGAAGAATAATGTTGAAATTGGCGGAGTTAGTGGAGCAGCACGCAGAAGAATTAGCAGCATTGGATACAATAGATGGAGGGAAGCTTTACAGTTGGGGGAAAACCTTGGACATTCCTGGAGCTGCATCAAACATAAGGTATTACGCAGGAGCAGCAGATAAAATCCATGGAGACACGTTAAAGATGTCACGTGATTTGCAAGGGTACACACTACTTGAGCCAGTTGGGGTGGTGGGCCATATTATACCATGGAACTTTCCAACAAATATGTTCTTTATGAAGGTTGCGCCTTCTTTAGCTGTTGGATGTACAATGGTTGTTAAACCTGCTGAACAGACTCCTCTGTCTGCTTTGTTTTATGCTCACCTCTCCAAATTG GCTGGCATTCCTGATGGTGTAATCAATGTGATCACTGGATTCGGACCCACTGCTGGTGCTGCTATTGCATCTCATATGGACATTGACAAA CTTAGTTTTACTGGTTCCACCGAGGTAGGACGACTAGTAATGCAAGCAGCAGCAACAAGCAATTTGAAGCAAGTTTCCCTTGAGCTTGGAGGAAAATCCCCTGTCCTTATCTTTGACGATGCTGATGTTGATGTTGCTGCTGATCTTGCCCTTCGCGGCATTGTTTATAATAAG GGAGAAATTTGTGTGGCTGGGTCTCGAGTTTTTGTTCAAGAAGGGATTCATGATGCAGTAGTCAAGAAGTTAGCAGAGAAGGCAAAAAACTGGGTTGTTGGAGATCCCTTTGATCCTACTGTTAATCAAGGGCCACAG GTTGACAAGAAGCAATTTGACAAGATACTTTCTTACATTGAACATGGAAAGAGAGAAGGAGCTAACTTATTATGTGGTGGTAATCGTCATGGCGAGAAGGGTTACTTCATTCAACCTACTATATTCACCGAAGTTGAG GACCATTGA